The Phycisphaerae bacterium region CCGCAACGTGCGGCTGTACTACCGCAAATAGGGATGCAAACCGGAGAGACGGACATGCAACCGACGAAAGAGCGCCAAGGCGTTTACCCTGATCGAGCTTCTGGTCGTGGTCGCCATCATCGCGGTGCTCGTGGCGATGCTGCTGCCGGCCCTGAACGCCGCCCGCGAACATGCGCGGAACGTGGTCTGCAAGTCGAACATGCGGCAGATGGGAGTGTGCCTCGGCCTCTATCTCGGCGAGAACCACGGGCTGATGCCGCCAAGCTGGATGCCGTGGAACGGCGACCGGCACACCAACAACTTCATGGCCCTGCTCGCCCAGTACGTCAACGGCGGCGAGGCGAGGGTCGATACCTACTATCTGGACGGGCAGGCGGCCCGGATGTGGATGTGCCCTTCGTTCCGCAAGAATCCCGCTGATCCGGATCACTGGGAGTACCAGTACCAGATGAGCTACCACATGTCGTGGCGGGTGGATCCGCCGGTCGCGGCGTGGCCGACGTTTCCCCGCGTCCAGTCGCTGCAGCATGACTTGATCACGGACCCGCACGATAAGATCGTGATCGCCGAGGGCTACCCGTGGCACGTCGAGTTTCATACCGGCACCATGGACTACGTGCAGAACGGATGCCGCCACTTCGGCTATGGAAACGACGTGATGGCCGGGTTCAACGTGGACTACGATCGGCCGACCGCCGATTGGACGTGGATCGAGCGGCATCCGAACATCATGCCGTATTGATACGACCAGACGGTCGCCGATAGAATAAGGAGATGCCCATGCGGATGCACGAGCGCCAACGTCGGGTTTTCACGCTGATCGAACTGCTGGTGGTGGTGGCGATCATCGCGGTGCTGGTCTCGCTGCTGCTACCGGCGCTGGCGGCGGTCAGGGAGCGGGCCAAGCGGCTGACCTGCACGGCCAATCTGCGGACGATCCACAGCGGCTTTAGCCTCTACGCCCGCGACCATGCCGATTTTCTGCCCGACATGTACGTGGACGGCCAGCACGACCCGAATCTCAACAACTACATCTGTTTCCTCTGGCCGTACGTCTACGCCGACCGTCCGTTCGCGCCCGGCGATCCCAACTTTTACGAGCGAATCACCGGCAGCGCATTCCGCTGCCCGACCAATCCGGCGTACCGCACCACGCAGGCGGGTTTCGCCAGTTTCGCCGCCAACGAGCACCTGACCTTCATGAGCCTCGACCGGATCGCCAATCCGAGCCGCAAGCTGCTCTGCGCGGACGGCGGAAGCGACACCTATGACGAGGTCTACTGGGGCAACGTGATCTTCCTGTACATCCCGACGGCTGGGCGGGTGATCAATATCACGTATCGGCACAACAACGATGCCAACGCGGCCTGCGTCGACGGGCACGTTTCGGAGGTGCCCATCGCCGATGCCTACGCTTTGCACGGTTCGAGAGTCTTCGCTGACGACTGATCCGCCATGAACGAGCCCATTCGACCCGAGATTCACTATCGGATTCCCGGTTTCTACACGCAGGACCAGTGGTTCTTTCGCTGCGGGCGGTGCGTGTATTTCTACCACCTGCTGGCCCCGCTGTCGGCTGGGGATTCGGGGCGATGGGGTCGCGAGGTGGTCGGCGTCTCGCGTTCGCAGGATCTGGTGAGTTGGGAATACCTGGGCGTGGCGCTCGGGCCGTCCGACGATCCCGAGGCCTTCGACAGCCGCAACATCGCCACCGGCACGACGCTGGAGTGGAACGGGCGGTTCTACATGCTCTACTGCGCGGGCAGCCTGAACGCCGATAATCCCGGCGGGATCGGTCTGGCCGCAAGCGACGATCTGGTGAACTGGCGGCGGGTGAGCCGCGAGCCGGTCCTTCGGCCGGACCGGCGGTGGTACGCCCATTCGCCGAACGCGGATGCGCATTACTGCTGGGCCGATCCGTTCGTGTTTTGGCACGAGCAGGATCGGTGTTTCCACATGCTGATCACCGGCCGGATGCGCGAAGGTCCGATCGACGAGCGCGGCTGCGTGGCGCTGGCCCGATCGAGTGATCTGCTGAATTGGGAAATGCAGCTTCCGCTGGTGTCGCCCGGGCTGTTCGACCGGATGGAAGTGCCTTCGCTGTGGGCCCGCGGCGGCCGGTGGTATCTGATGTTCTGCGCCCACGGCGGGATTCAGTCGCCGCGATTCCGGCGGGAGTATCCATCGGTTCCGGATGCGGCGGCGTACGTGTACACGGCGGATGACCTTCGCGGGCCGTACGAGTTGCGCGGGCGATGGTGGGTGCTTCCGGCCAGCGGCTGCTATACCGCCCGCGTGATCACCGAGACCGAAGGCATTCCGGAATTCGACGGCCGGCACGCCCTGATGACCTGGCAGAGCGAATCGGAGGAGGGCCGTGGTATCGTTCGCACCGGGGCCACTCGGCCGTGGATGGTGGAGTACCTGGACGAAGGCGGTTTTGTGTTGGATCGACGGTTGTGAGACCGGATCGGACGAATGCAGGAGATGCGAGTGATGACGTGTGGCCGAGTACTGGTGTGTCTGTTGGTATTGATGGCGGCGGGTCAGGCCGTTTGCGGCGAGGTGATCGACGGCTGGACGCTGCATCCGGATAACGCCGCCGATCCGTTGACCTTCGCGCACAGCGGCAAGACGCTTCACGTGCTCCAGAGCCTTGGCCCGGTGTTCGTCGTCGGCGACAGCCAGATCGGGCCGGAGGACTACGAGACGAGCGTGATTTCCGTGCGGGAGCAGGACGGCTGGACGGTCATGCGGTGCCGCGCCGCGGCTGAGGACCTGGCGGGCGACTACACGCTGAAGCTCAAAAAATGCGACGACGGCGCGGTGGAACTCGTGGTCGAAGGCGCAGCCGACGCGGCGGGCTTCCAGTGCGGCAACATCGGCGGGACCGATGCGCCGTTCAAGCAGTTCTACGTGGGTCAGCGGGATATGGAGGTCCACGAGGGCAACGACGGCTGGGCGCCGTTTATCTACTGGCCGGACGGCAAGCTCTATTTCCACGCTCACCTGGACCTGGACGTCTCGCACAGCGCGGGCTACAGCCATCGGGCGATGCCCAAGCAGCATTTTCTCGTGAAGAACCCGCCGATCAGCAGCGACACCGGCTATGCCGTGCTGACCGACGGTTCCCGGCCGAGCCTCCACGAACGCTACGTCATTCGCGCCGCGACCAACACGTGGGAGACCCTCGGCCCGGTGACCAACCAGCCCAGCGAATACCGTCAGGAACTGGCCGGGATGATCTTCAACGACGTCTGGGACATTCCGCACGACGCGAATCTGTTCTACGTGCGGTGGCTCAAGGAGGCGACGGCCGGCGTCGTGAAGTTCTACACCGTGATCGAGCAGTGGGGTTTCGGCGGGTTCGACGACACGCTGCCCGATCTGTATCGCGAGCCGGATCTGGTTGATCCGGCGCCGCCGTTCGGGACCGGACAGCAGCTCAAGGAACTGGTCGATCTGGCCAACACGATGGGCCGGACCGCGCTTCGGACCAACTACATGCTGGTCCGGCCGGACACCTCGCCGTCGGTCAACGAGGGGCTGGTCAAGCTCGCCCTGGGCGGCGACGGCAATCCCAAATGGCACAGCAATTTCAGCACGGTCTTGCCCCTGGTCGAGCGGCAGGACCGCGCCTTCCACAAACACTACGGCACCACCGCGGCGTTCTCGGACCAGCTCTCAAGCGGCGGGTACAGCGGGCTGTACGTCAACTACGACGCCGGCGAGCAGGGCGCCGGAATGGTCTGCACGGCCCGCCAACGGCTGCGGGAGATCTGCCGGCTGATGAAGGAAATCCACCAGGGTCCGCTGGGCAGCGAGTCGTACATCGCCGACTTCCAGTTCGGAAAGTACATGGACACGGGCGATTTTACGGTGTTCGCGGGCGACCGGCGGTCCGATTTCACGCCCGAGGAAAAACTCCGCCGCGTCCACGAGCTGACCACGGTGCACTCGATGGGGCTGGGATACCGGCACTTCTTCGCCCCGCACGAGGAAAACTGGATGGGTCGCGGCTTCGAGAGCTACTTCAACGACGACGAGAAGGTTGACAGCTACCGGGCGTGTGAGGTGCTCTACGGCAACGGCGGATACCTGTTCTACTACGCCGGCATGCGGCTGGTGCACGCCCTGACCGAGTGCTTCACGGTCGGCGTGGCCCAGCGGCACTATGCCCTTCAGCCGGTCGATTTCGTCAAGTACGGCAAGCGCAGCGTGTGGAAGACGCTCGATCAGCTCATCGAGAATCCGAAGATCGACTCGCGTGAGGCACTGCTCTCGTGGTTCCGGCGGTTTCACGTGCGCTACGCCAACGGCTGCCACGTCTACGTCAATCGCGACGACCAGGTGCTGACCGTGGCCGCCTCCGGCAACCGCACGTTCAAGCTCCCGCAAAACGGCTGGCTGGTCTATACCGAGGACGGCAACCTGACCGCCTACACCGCGTTGGAGGCTGATCCGTTCTTCCCGTCGCGGCAGGTCCGCGTCGATTTCTGCGAGGACAAGGCCCGCGGCATCCGCTACGTCAATCCGCGAACCGCTGCGCGGTTCATGGACGCCGCCAAGCCGACGGTCTGGCTGAACGGCAAAGTCCACCTGGTCCTGGACGAACCGAACCTGCGCTTCGGCGAACTGCTGCAGCGACAGCACGCGGCCACCGCTCCAGCCGAATAGCCGCTGCGGGTCGGGCGATTCCCTGATCGGGCTATCGTGCTTTGCCCCGATGGCGGCGGACCGGAGGTTCTCATATCATTGGTTGTCAACTCGAACTGGTGTGGGGGAACGATCATGGCCAAAACGGTCTTCGGCATCGCCGCCAGTCACGATCAGGCTCAGGCAATCCTGATCCGCCTGCGAGAGGCCGGCCTCCCGCCGGATGACGTGTCGGTGATCGTGCCGGACGATCGGCGGGGCAAGGTCGGCTACGAAGATGGGGCTCGGTCGGAGCCCGGTGTGGCCGGAGCGGGCGCCGGAGCGGCGCTGGGCAGCGTGTTGGGTTGGCTGGCCGGAGTCGGCGCGCTGGTCATTCCGGGCCTCGGACCGTTCGTCGCA contains the following coding sequences:
- a CDS encoding prepilin-type N-terminal cleavage/methylation domain-containing protein, giving the protein MPMRMHERQRRVFTLIELLVVVAIIAVLVSLLLPALAAVRERAKRLTCTANLRTIHSGFSLYARDHADFLPDMYVDGQHDPNLNNYICFLWPYVYADRPFAPGDPNFYERITGSAFRCPTNPAYRTTQAGFASFAANEHLTFMSLDRIANPSRKLLCADGGSDTYDEVYWGNVIFLYIPTAGRVINITYRHNNDANAACVDGHVSEVPIADAYALHGSRVFADD